In Chryseobacterium lactis, a single genomic region encodes these proteins:
- a CDS encoding chorismate mutase — MNLKDLKNEWINELTQPLMIAGPCSAESEAQMLETAKRIKESNAQVSVFRAGIWKPRTKPNGFEGVGVIGLNWLKKVKEEYGFKTATEVANAHHVFAALEADVDVLWIGARSTVNPFTVQEIAMALRGTDKPVFVKNPVNPDLALWIGALERLLGQDIKNLGAIHRGFSTYQKTKYRNNPNWQIALDFKSQFPNIPMLIDPSHICGNRTGLADITQEALNVGYQGAIIESHCNPDEAWSDASQQITPEVLADLIGNLKVRNSNLAGFEGEMGRHRTLISDLDFQLIELLSQRMKISEKIGKLKKENDIAIFQPERWKVITEYASQKATETGMSQEFIEKIFKAIHEESIEVQNSIMIER, encoded by the coding sequence ATGAATTTAAAAGATTTAAAAAACGAGTGGATCAATGAGCTTACACAACCATTAATGATCGCTGGTCCGTGTAGTGCAGAGAGTGAAGCTCAGATGCTTGAAACGGCTAAAAGAATTAAAGAATCCAATGCTCAGGTATCGGTATTCCGTGCAGGAATCTGGAAGCCACGTACAAAACCGAATGGTTTCGAAGGAGTAGGAGTAATCGGTTTGAACTGGCTGAAAAAAGTAAAAGAAGAATACGGTTTTAAAACAGCTACAGAGGTTGCCAATGCACACCACGTATTCGCTGCTTTAGAAGCTGATGTTGATGTCCTTTGGATTGGAGCTCGCTCTACAGTAAACCCTTTTACAGTCCAGGAAATTGCAATGGCATTAAGAGGTACTGATAAGCCGGTTTTCGTTAAAAACCCTGTAAATCCGGATCTTGCATTATGGATCGGAGCTTTAGAAAGACTTTTGGGACAGGACATTAAAAACCTTGGAGCGATCCACAGAGGATTCTCAACCTACCAGAAAACGAAATACAGAAATAACCCGAACTGGCAAATTGCTTTGGATTTCAAAAGCCAGTTTCCTAATATTCCAATGTTAATCGACCCTTCTCACATCTGTGGAAACAGAACTGGTCTTGCAGATATTACTCAGGAAGCCCTTAACGTAGGTTACCAGGGAGCTATTATTGAATCACACTGCAACCCTGATGAAGCCTGGAGTGATGCTTCTCAGCAGATTACACCGGAAGTTCTTGCAGACCTTATTGGCAACCTGAAAGTAAGAAACTCTAATCTTGCAGGTTTCGAAGGAGAAATGGGAAGACACAGAACATTAATTTCTGACCTTGATTTCCAATTAATAGAACTTCTTTCTCAAAGAATGAAAATTTCTGAAAAGATTGGTAAGCTTAAAAAAGAGAATGATATTGCCATCTTCCAGCCTGAACGTTGGAAAGTGATCACAGAATACGCAAGTCAGAAAGCTACAGAAACAGGAATGTCTCAGGAGTTTATTGAAAAAATATTTAAGGCGATCCACGAAGAATCTATTGAGGTTCAGAACAGTATTATGATCGAAAGATAA
- the dnaX gene encoding DNA polymerase III subunit gamma/tau, whose protein sequence is MENFIVSARKYRPQEFDTVVGQSHITDTLEHAIEESQLAQALLFCGPRGVGKTTCARILARKINEKDGSVSEDGFAYNIYELDAASNNSVDDIRELIDQVRFAPQVGQYKVYIIDEVHMLSSAAFNAFLKTLEEPPAHAIFILATTEKHKIIPTILSRCQIYDFKRITIEDIQGHLKNIAHKENIQYEDDALYLIAQKADGALRDALSIFDRLSTFSQKNITLAKAAEVLNILDYDQYLNIVDLAKDNKIPEVLSAFNDIVRKGFDPHIFIAGLGNHFRDLMMAQNTSTIDLIEVGEKTKSKFIEQGQKWVAQQLIDAIEICNHADINYKNSKNPRLTVEIALMQLSSLTANSGDTKKKNS, encoded by the coding sequence ATGGAAAATTTTATAGTATCTGCAAGAAAATATCGTCCTCAAGAGTTTGATACAGTTGTAGGGCAATCTCATATTACGGATACTTTAGAACATGCGATTGAAGAGAGTCAATTGGCTCAGGCATTACTTTTTTGCGGTCCTCGTGGAGTAGGTAAGACTACTTGTGCCAGAATTCTGGCAAGGAAGATCAATGAAAAAGATGGCTCGGTTTCAGAAGACGGTTTTGCCTATAATATCTACGAGTTGGATGCTGCATCCAATAACTCTGTAGATGATATTAGGGAACTGATCGATCAGGTACGCTTTGCACCTCAGGTAGGTCAATATAAAGTATACATTATCGATGAGGTACATATGCTGTCTTCTGCCGCTTTCAATGCTTTCCTGAAAACTCTGGAAGAGCCGCCTGCACATGCCATCTTTATTTTGGCAACCACAGAAAAGCATAAAATTATTCCTACTATTTTATCGCGTTGCCAGATCTATGACTTCAAGAGAATTACCATTGAAGATATCCAGGGACATTTAAAGAATATTGCTCATAAAGAAAATATTCAATACGAAGATGATGCTTTGTACCTGATTGCTCAAAAAGCAGACGGAGCGTTGAGAGATGCACTTTCAATTTTTGACAGGCTTTCTACATTTTCCCAAAAGAATATCACATTAGCCAAAGCAGCCGAAGTATTAAATATATTAGACTATGATCAATATCTGAATATTGTTGATCTTGCTAAAGATAATAAAATACCGGAGGTGCTATCCGCCTTTAATGATATTGTGAGAAAAGGCTTCGATCCTCATATTTTCATTGCAGGGTTAGGAAATCACTTCAGGGATTTAATGATGGCTCAGAATACTTCAACCATTGATCTGATCGAAGTAGGAGAGAAAACAAAATCGAAATTTATAGAGCAAGGGCAGAAATGGGTCGCTCAGCAACTGATTGATGCCATTGAGATCTGTAACCATGCCGATATCAATTATAAGAATTCCAAGAATCCAAGACTTACGGTTGAAATTGCATTGATGCAGCTGTCTTCTCTGACAGCTAATTCAGGCGATACTAAAAAAAAAAATTCTTAA
- a CDS encoding TetR/AcrR family transcriptional regulator → MPRKVVQGPIRDKEKTKQKLLAAVGKILRVKGYSGLKVSKIAAVAGFDKKLIYEYFGSTDKLIDEYIKSQDYWSNNLAGSSAEIDLSDGGKELSKIALINQFESLKKNKELQKIILWELSEPKPILRRLADEREEMGDVMFKNITDPYFGEDKAKRFRAIMALMISGAYYLNIHTAANGSTFCGLDMKSEEGRSEIEKAIVEIIDFAYQK, encoded by the coding sequence ATGCCTAGGAAAGTTGTACAAGGTCCTATCAGAGATAAGGAGAAGACCAAACAGAAACTGTTGGCCGCAGTTGGTAAGATTTTAAGAGTAAAAGGTTACTCTGGCCTAAAAGTAAGCAAAATTGCAGCAGTAGCTGGTTTTGATAAAAAATTAATCTACGAGTACTTTGGAAGTACTGATAAGTTGATTGATGAGTATATCAAATCTCAGGATTACTGGAGTAATAACCTTGCAGGCAGTAGTGCTGAAATCGATCTTTCAGATGGAGGAAAAGAACTGTCTAAAATTGCTTTAATCAATCAATTTGAAAGCTTAAAAAAGAATAAGGAACTTCAGAAAATTATTCTTTGGGAACTTTCAGAACCTAAACCGATCCTTAGAAGACTGGCTGATGAGCGTGAAGAAATGGGAGACGTAATGTTTAAAAATATTACAGATCCTTATTTCGGAGAAGATAAAGCTAAAAGATTCAGGGCTATAATGGCATTGATGATTTCAGGAGCTTATTATCTGAACATTCATACAGCGGCTAACGGAAGTACTTTCTGTGGTTTAGATATGAAGAGTGAGGAAGGTAGATCCGAAATTGAAAAAGCAATTGTAGAAATCATCGATTTTGCTTATCAGAAATAA
- the rsgA gene encoding ribosome small subunit-dependent GTPase A: MKGKIIKSTGSWYQVLELETNKIFEARIRGKFKLIKTRLTNPLAVGDFVEFQLEQDDIAWITKIDPRRNYLIRKSVNLSKEAHIIASNIDLACFIFTLKHPETSLGFLDRFLACCEAYNITPLILFNKIDVLHEEEIEIVKDVEFLYQQIGYDTLEISSYSRLNLDQLQELLKDRTSVFFGHSGCGKSTLVNALQPGLNIKTSEISDTHLKGKHTTTFAQMHFWDFGGNVIDTPGVREFAMIDIQKEEVQHYFPEIFKKREECKFHNCLHINEPKCAVIDALETGEIQDSRYSTYIKLMDEAEEAAHK, encoded by the coding sequence ATGAAAGGAAAAATCATTAAATCTACAGGCAGTTGGTACCAGGTTTTGGAATTGGAAACAAATAAAATTTTCGAAGCCAGAATCAGGGGGAAATTCAAATTGATCAAAACAAGACTTACCAATCCGCTTGCTGTAGGAGATTTTGTCGAGTTTCAGCTTGAGCAGGATGATATTGCGTGGATTACAAAAATAGATCCGCGAAGAAACTACCTGATCCGAAAATCAGTGAACCTTTCAAAGGAAGCGCATATTATTGCTTCCAATATTGATCTCGCCTGTTTTATATTTACCCTGAAGCACCCGGAAACATCTTTAGGATTTCTGGATCGGTTTTTGGCATGCTGCGAAGCATATAATATTACACCGTTGATTCTTTTCAATAAAATAGATGTTCTGCATGAAGAAGAGATTGAAATTGTAAAAGATGTTGAGTTTCTTTATCAACAGATAGGTTATGATACCTTGGAAATTTCATCGTATTCAAGATTAAACCTAGATCAACTACAGGAATTGCTGAAAGATAGAACATCGGTCTTCTTCGGGCATTCAGGTTGTGGGAAATCTACTTTGGTTAATGCATTACAGCCGGGATTAAATATTAAAACCTCTGAGATTTCCGATACTCACTTAAAAGGAAAACATACCACAACTTTTGCGCAAATGCATTTCTGGGACTTTGGCGGAAATGTAATCGATACTCCCGGTGTCCGTGAATTTGCCATGATTGATATTCAAAAAGAAGAAGTTCAGCACTATTTCCCGGAGATTTTCAAAAAAAGAGAAGAATGTAAGTTCCATAACTGTCTTCATATTAATGAGCCTAAGTGTGCTGTAATTGATGCTCTTGAAACAGGAGAGATTCAAGATTCCAGATATTCTACCTATATCAAATTAATGGACGAGGCAGAAGAAGCTGCTCACAAATAA
- a CDS encoding aminotransferase class I/II-fold pyridoxal phosphate-dependent enzyme — protein sequence MSINFTTATFRDFENIPEYDMTQRAEIFYDFLGYMKSNGHMNYRLKNNSGCNSVMNVDIENTQKDYVSFVSNDYLGFTQHPKVKQAAIEGIQKYGTGAGASPLIGGHFVFHDDLEKKISSFFGRKQEEAVIFTTGYTANSATLQILLQKEDIAIIDMAVHTSVHEGCVFTNTKTFPHNSLDALEHILKTSESKFRTKLVIIDGIYSQDGDVSPLKEIYNLVKKYNAYLMVDDAHGVGILGETGRGALEEAGLMDKVDFITGTFSKTFGNIGGYVICDKKMAAFIRFQSRQQIFSATAPPSVMGITKAIELVDEEPMWRMKLWENINYFKKGLNDIGLDTGNTCSAIVPVKIGDPNITGDVGKLLIGHGVYTNPILYPAVARKDARIRMAVMATHERKHLDKTLNAFEDINNKLHIAKKFNNNHA from the coding sequence ATGAGCATCAATTTCACAACAGCAACATTCAGGGATTTCGAGAATATTCCTGAATATGATATGACCCAGAGAGCAGAAATTTTTTATGATTTTTTGGGTTATATGAAGTCTAACGGGCATATGAATTACAGATTGAAAAATAATTCAGGATGCAACTCTGTAATGAATGTAGATATAGAGAATACACAGAAGGATTATGTAAGTTTTGTATCCAATGATTATCTTGGATTTACCCAACATCCGAAAGTGAAACAGGCTGCTATTGAGGGAATCCAGAAATATGGTACAGGAGCAGGAGCGTCTCCGCTAATCGGAGGACATTTTGTTTTTCATGATGACCTGGAAAAGAAAATTTCGTCTTTTTTTGGAAGGAAACAAGAAGAAGCAGTAATATTTACTACGGGATATACGGCTAATAGTGCAACTCTTCAGATTTTATTGCAAAAAGAAGATATCGCTATTATAGACATGGCAGTGCACACAAGTGTACATGAAGGATGCGTTTTTACCAATACAAAAACATTTCCTCATAACAGTCTTGATGCTTTGGAACACATTTTGAAGACATCTGAAAGTAAATTCCGTACAAAGCTAGTCATTATCGACGGTATCTATTCCCAGGATGGTGATGTATCTCCTTTAAAAGAGATCTATAACCTGGTAAAAAAATACAATGCCTATTTAATGGTAGATGATGCTCATGGTGTTGGTATTTTAGGAGAAACAGGGCGGGGAGCGCTGGAAGAAGCTGGACTGATGGATAAGGTAGACTTCATTACAGGAACATTTAGTAAAACATTTGGGAATATAGGAGGATATGTGATTTGCGACAAAAAGATGGCTGCATTTATAAGGTTTCAGTCCCGTCAGCAAATATTTTCTGCCACAGCACCACCTTCTGTAATGGGAATTACAAAAGCTATCGAGCTTGTAGATGAAGAGCCTATGTGGCGCATGAAGCTTTGGGAAAATATAAATTATTTTAAAAAAGGATTAAACGATATAGGATTAGACACGGGAAATACCTGTTCTGCAATTGTTCCGGTAAAAATTGGAGATCCCAATATAACCGGAGATGTAGGAAAGCTTCTAATAGGGCACGGAGTATATACCAATCCCATCCTGTATCCTGCAGTAGCGAGGAAAGATGCTAGAATCAGAATGGCTGTAATGGCCACTCATGAGAGAAAACATTTAGACAAAACGCTAAATGCATTTGAAGATATCAATAATAAATTGCATATTGCAAAAAAATTTAATAACAACCATGCCTAG